Proteins co-encoded in one Maylandia zebra isolate NMK-2024a linkage group LG16, Mzebra_GT3a, whole genome shotgun sequence genomic window:
- the LOC112436107 gene encoding CD209 antigen-like protein C, translating into MEEIYVNTEHLKCVNPTHSTNHTGQRSFYLVIILCLSLLSVFLLARLVTLGFFYHDSRKLLSAMNNRLSSMSEERDLQNANVSAMSDQISSVTEERDLLQADLTEMTKELERLQSLFNQKKTCPTGWEMFSDVCYFLSGTSGNWDEARRDCRDKGADLVVIDSSKEQNFLTTIIEDNTWIGLTDSGKEGQWKWVDGTPLTLANWATNEPNNGGSPNSEEDCVHIRAGDRRTWNDISCTASMKWICKNLP; encoded by the exons ATGGAAGAAATTTATGTCAATACTGAACATCTCAAATGTGTCAACCCAACACATTCAACAAATCACACAG GTCAAAGGAGTTTCTATTTGGTTATTATTTTGTGTCTGAGCCTGCTGAGTGTCTTCCTGTTGGCTCGACTTGTCACTCTTGGTTTCTTCT atCATGATTCAAGGAAACTTCTGTCTGCTATGAATAACCGACTTTCCTCAATGAGTGAGGAGAGAGACCTTCAAAATGCAAATGTCTCTGCCATGAGTGACCAAATTTCTTCCGTGACTGAGGAGAGAGACCTGCTGCAAGCTGACCTCACGGAAATGACCAAAGAGTTGGAGAGGCTGCAGAGTTTGTTCAACCAGA AGAAAACGTGTCCTACAGGATGGGAAATGTTCAGTGATGTCTGTTATTTCCTCTCTGGAACCTCTGGTAACTGGGATGAAGCTAGACGGGACTGTAGAGACAAAGGAGCAGATCTGGTGGTGATAGACAGTTCTAAAGAACAG AACTTTCTCACTACAATCATCGAAGATAACACTTGGATTGGTTTGactgacagtggaaaggaaggaCAGTGGAAATGGGTAGATGGAACTCCACTGACTCTGGC GAACTGGGCGACAAATGAACCCAATAATGGAGGCTCACCAAATAGTGAAGAAGATTGTGTGCATATAAGAGCTGGAGATCGGAGGACTTGGAATGATATTTCATGTACAGCTTCTATGAAATGGATCTGCAAAAATCTACCATAA
- the LOC101465715 gene encoding CD209 antigen-like protein A: protein MTDERDLLQANLTEKTKELEGLHFLFNQNKKCPAGWTRFNHSCYLLSESSGSWDAAVKDCRDRGTYLVVIDFPEEQNFLSTITTEEAWIGLNDKEQEGTWKWVDGTPLSLTYWAEAQPDDSGGKEDCVHVRKDKKSWNDLSCSTSLKWVCEKTPNHCTVS, encoded by the exons ATGACTGATGAGAGAGACCTGCTTCAAGCCAATCTCACTGAAAAGACTAAAGAATTGGAGGGACTGCATTTTTTGTTCAACCAAA ATAAAAAATGTCCTGCGGGATGGACCAGGTTCAACCATAGCTGCTATCTCCTGTCTGAAAGCTCTGGTTCCTGGGATGCAGCCGTAAAGGACTGCAGAGACAGAGGAACATATCTGGTGGTTATTGACTTCCCTGAAGAACAG AACTTCCTCTCTACAATCACCACAGAAGAAGCTTGGATTGGTTTGAATGACAAAGAACAGGAGGGAACATGGAAATGGGTAGATGGAACTCCACTAAGTTTGAC GTACTGGGCAGAAGCTCAACCTGATGATAGTGGTGGAAAAGAAGACTGTGTACATGTCAGAAAAGATAAGAAGTCCTGGAATGATCTTTCCTGTTCAACTTCTCTGAAGTGGGTATGTGAAAAAACACCAAACCACTGTACAGTTTCTTAA